GCAAAAAATATTTTGTGTCCAGATTTTGTGTCCGACACAAAAAAAGGACTTAGGAAAACTCCTAAGTCCTTGAATTTGTTTGGCGTCCCCAAGGGGATTTGAACCCCTGTTACCGGCGTGAGAGGCCGGAGTCCTGGGCCACTAGACGATGGGGACGCAGTGTTGTGGAATCCGGCTTGTATCCTCACCAATCATGGACGTCAATACTTTTTTGCTCCAGACCTCTTGTTCGCCGCCCGGATTCGTATGTACGTTGAGCCGCATCCTGGCTTTGTTGACGTTGCCAAGCCGAACGCAAAGTCGGCTCTCCGGTTTTTGCTGGTGCGCGTTCCTATTTGGACCAGCTGAAAGCCACGATCGCGTGCGGCTCGAACACCTGGAACGTGAAGGATTCCGTAAAGTAAAGCGACACTGTGTTCTTGTCGTGGCGGTGGTAGCCGATGGCCAGGTCCTGGCCAAGGACCATGCGCATGTCGCCGCCGCGGGTAGAGACGAGATACGCGCCGTCGATGAAGCCGGAGATGACCACCGGGCCGCCCAGTTGCTCTTCCAGGTGTTTCTTCAAAGGATACCCCTGAACGTACGTGGACATGGAAAGCCACATCTGCGGGTTGACCACGAGGGCGTAAGGCCCGTCGATGGATTCGGCCATCATGGTCTGGATGCCGCGGGTGACCTGCTGGAGGATGTCCTCAGCCTTGCCGCTCACCGCCAGAGTCTCATACGGCGACGAAGCCTTGATGCCTGTGATGGAGCCGGCGGCGAGGCCTTCGTAGATCGTCGTTTCCTCGAACTCGGCGATTTTTTTTGCGGCGTTCTCCAGATTATCCAAATCGATGTCCCGGGCGCCACGGACGATGTTGTCTATCTCCCAGACGTCGAGATCGAAATGGGCGCGCACCTCAACGAGAGGTTGGACCTTGTGCAGGCCGTACTCCAGGCCCTCGGGATTGGTGCCTTCGGGCACATCGAGCCGCCCCAGGGGCACCGCCGCGTAATCCCAGCCCATGGGGCCGTCGACGTCCACGATCTTTCGGGCGGAAAGCATGCCGGAGAGGAAATCTCGCGCAGTGGAGTCGATCTCCTCCCATGCTTCATGCGTTATGGGGGCCAGCGAGCGCTTTAATATATCCATGATCTGCTCCTTTTATGAGTCGTCTTTCGTTGACAGATGGGCGCCGCCGATCAACCCTTCATGCCGCCCAGGCCAAGGCCTGCTGCGGCAGGGCTTTCGTCGACCGCCGATTTTTCCACTTCCACCTCCTCAACGCCTTCACCTTCCTCCAGGGCGGTGATGTCACCGGAGGTGAAAAGATAGGTGCGCAGTTCTTCGTCCCACCCCGGCATGTTGCGCCGGAGCCATTCCAGGGTCATGCAGGCGTGTTCGATCTCTTCGTCGCGGTTATGCGCGAGAATTGCTTTGAGTTGCGGGTCCGTGCATGTGGCGACGCGCTGCTGATACCAGTCCACAGCCTCGATCTCCTCCTTGAGGCTCGCCAATGCACGGACGTAGTTTCTGTCCTCCGGCTGCATCTCATCGACTGGCTCGTGATAGTCTTTCATGCGTGCTCCTCTTTTTTCACGGTTGTTTCTCGTATTTCAAATGACGAATCGAGACGTGCGCCCGGATACGCCGCGGCCACGAGGAGGCCGTATTGGCATGAGCAATATATTCATGCGCTCTCGCTCCCTGTTTCGCAGACGGCCGCACCAGGCGGGGCCCACGCGACGAATTGCCGTGGATGAATTCAGGTCATGCCTTATGCTCCACAAAACAAAGGGCACAAAGAACACTGGAAACATACCATGTTTTTTGAGGGAGGAAAGCCGATGAGGACAGCCCCGTGGCGGATGCGGCGTGTATGCCCGGGTTCCATCACGTGATTCTGGTAGATTTCGGCTATGCGCCGATAGAGCGATGCCGTGACACCCTGTGCTTCTTCTTTCCCAGGGAACGTTCATGAGATGCCGCAAATAATCAGGGTCCGAACGGACTGGTGAGGCGTGCTCGCTCACTCCCCGCGGGTCAGAAAGGGCACTTACGCCCCGGGCAAGACTGCGCGCGGGAACGAGCAAAGACTCTCGGGAAGCATTCGAATCCCACAAATCTCAACCCTCGCTACAGAATCGATATTGCTTGAGAACACAAATTAAACCCATGCCGGATCGCGTTCTGACATACTTTCGCGCCGTTCGGTTGGCCATACGATGGAGATTCTCAATGGACAGAACATGACATTTGACGCTTACCTCTTGCCAGAATTGCACTTTTTTTATATATGCAAAGAGCTTTCATGCTCCGTCATGCAATGTGGACGTGGCATGGCGCATTGTAAAGACCACATTGCTGGATTGCGCCACGTACTAGCGCAACGCGCAGTTTCCATGGTTATGCACAGACATCATACGGCCTCCAGGAGGTGCATCATGCGTGCTCGTTTCATTGTTCCTTGCCTCATGGCGTTCATTCTCGCCTTCGCATCCGTGGCGCAGGCCGACCAAGCCGGCTATCTCCAAGGGTACATCTACACGCTCAACGGAGAGCGTCAGAACGTCACCAGGTTCTTCAACGTAGGATTTCACGATTATGTCTACGTGCACGACGGTGTCGAACGCCGCATACCTGCCCGGGAACTGCAGGCTGTGGAGAACCGCGGACTGAACAAGGTGATGGTCACCGTGCGCGGCCAGCGGCCTGTGCGCGGCACCGTGAAACACAACTTCCAGGGCGCGCCAATACAACTGCTCGTGGGCGACCTCGCCTCGCCCATAACTTTCGAATTTTACGACCGCACCCGGGGCAAGATCGCCCGAGGCGAGGTCACGGCAGAAGAGGTCAAAAAGATCGTTTTCAAGTAGACGTACTTGGGCCGACCATATGGCGTGCAGACCCCCCGGCCGCGGACTCGCGGTCGGGGGGTTCTTTTGGCAGCCGCCGGTATGTTGGCTTATAGACCTGCCGGCGCATCACTTGATCGGTGGATATGCACGAAGGGCCCCGCTCCTCACATGAGGAACGGGGCCCTTCTTTGCCTTAACCAGGCTCGATGGTTCGTCTTTTTTACAAAACTACTCCTCGCCAAGCAAGCTTTTCTTGCCCTCGATGAGGTCGGAGATGACGCCAGGATCGGCCAAGGTCGAGGTGTCGCCGAAATCGTCGTATTTGGACGCCGCAATCTTGCGCAGCACGCGCCGCATGATCTTGCCCGAGCGGGTCTTGGGCAATCCATCCGCGAACTGCAGCACTTCGGGCGTGGCGATGGCGCCGATCTCGTTGCGCACCCAGGCGCGCAACTCCTTGCGGAGATCGTCGGTTTCTTCCACGCCGCTCTTCAACGTCACGTAGGCGTAGATGGTCTCGCCCTTCACCTGGTGCGGCATGCCCACCACGGCGGCTTCGGCCACGGACTCGTGCGACACCAGGGCTGATTCGATCTCGGCCGTGCCCATGCGGTGGCCCGAGACGTTGATAACGTCATCCAGGCGCCCCATGATCCAGAAATAGCCCTCATCATCCACGCGGGCGCCGTCGCCTGACTCGTACATTCCGGGGAAGCGCTCGAAATACGTGGACTTGTAGCGCTCGGGATCGCCATACACGCCGCGAAGTATGCCCGGCCAGGGTTTCTTGATCACGAGGTGACCGCCCTCGTTCGGATTGGCGTTCGTGCCGTCGGCGCGGACCACGGCCGCGTCCACGCCAGGCATGGGTTTGGTCGCGGAACCGGGCTTGAGCGGCGTTGCGTAGGGCAGCGCGGATATAAGGATGCCGCCGGTCTCGGTCTGCCACCAGGTGTCGCAAATGGGCAGCTTCTCGTTGCCGATGTACTTGAAGTACCACATCCAGGCCTCGGGGTTGATGGGCTCGCCCACCGAACCGAGGATGCGCAGGCTGGAAAGGTCGTGCTTTCTGGTCCACTCCACGCCTTCGCGCATAAGGGCGCGGACAACTGTGGGCGCGGTGTAGAAGATGTTCACCTTGAACTTTTCAACAACCTTCCAGAAGCGGGCCGGCGAGGGGTAGGAGGGCACGCCCTCGAACATGAGGGAGGTGGCTCCCAGGGCCAGCGGACCATATACGATATAGGAATGGCCGGTGATCCAGCCGACGTCCGCCGTGCACCAGTAGACGTCGTCGTCATGCACGTCGAAAACCCACTGGGTGGTGTGCGCCACGTAGGTGAGGTAGCCCCCGGTGGTGTGCACCACGCCTTTGGGCTTCCCTGTGGAGCCGGAGGTGTACAGGATAAATGCGGTGTCCTCGGCGTCCATCTCCTC
The Oceanidesulfovibrio indonesiensis genome window above contains:
- a CDS encoding family 1 encapsulin nanocompartment shell protein — its product is MDILKRSLAPITHEAWEEIDSTARDFLSGMLSARKIVDVDGPMGWDYAAVPLGRLDVPEGTNPEGLEYGLHKVQPLVEVRAHFDLDVWEIDNIVRGARDIDLDNLENAAKKIAEFEETTIYEGLAAGSITGIKASSPYETLAVSGKAEDILQQVTRGIQTMMAESIDGPYALVVNPQMWLSMSTYVQGYPLKKHLEEQLGGPVVISGFIDGAYLVSTRGGDMRMVLGQDLAIGYHRHDKNTVSLYFTESFTFQVFEPHAIVAFSWSK
- a CDS encoding encapsulin-associated ferritin-like protein, producing the protein MKDYHEPVDEMQPEDRNYVRALASLKEEIEAVDWYQQRVATCTDPQLKAILAHNRDEEIEHACMTLEWLRRNMPGWDEELRTYLFTSGDITALEEGEGVEEVEVEKSAVDESPAAAGLGLGGMKG
- the acs gene encoding acetate--CoA ligase — encoded protein: MSQEDIESMMKEKRTFDPPKEHSDKAYITSMEQYEEIYKRSMEDPDGFWAERSEELIHWFKKWDSVSDYDLHKPEVKWYVGGKTNIAYNCLDRHLENGRRNKAAIIWQGEPEEDVRVYTYQMLHTEVCRFANVLKSMGVKRGDRVSIYLPMVPELAVAMLACTRIGAVHSIVFAGFSAVSLQNRIQDCEAKVLVTADAVLRAGRTIPLKPNADEAMGKCPSVEKCVVVKRAGNEISMQDGRDVWWHEIMEDESISDECPYEEMDAEDTAFILYTSGSTGKPKGVVHTTGGYLTYVAHTTQWVFDVHDDDVYWCTADVGWITGHSYIVYGPLALGATSLMFEGVPSYPSPARFWKVVEKFKVNIFYTAPTVVRALMREGVEWTRKHDLSSLRILGSVGEPINPEAWMWYFKYIGNEKLPICDTWWQTETGGILISALPYATPLKPGSATKPMPGVDAAVVRADGTNANPNEGGHLVIKKPWPGILRGVYGDPERYKSTYFERFPGMYESGDGARVDDEGYFWIMGRLDDVINVSGHRMGTAEIESALVSHESVAEAAVVGMPHQVKGETIYAYVTLKSGVEETDDLRKELRAWVRNEIGAIATPEVLQFADGLPKTRSGKIMRRVLRKIAASKYDDFGDTSTLADPGVISDLIEGKKSLLGEE